Proteins encoded by one window of Acaryochloris thomasi RCC1774:
- a CDS encoding DUF1825 family protein encodes MSFFDSDIVQQEAKGLFEDYQSLTQLGGDYGKFDRDGKVIFIKKMEEMMDRYRIFMKRFELSDDFMAQMTVEQLNTQLGQFGMTPQKMFDQMNTTLERMKREIESA; translated from the coding sequence ATGAGTTTTTTTGATTCTGATATTGTGCAGCAGGAAGCCAAAGGCTTGTTCGAAGACTATCAGTCTCTCACGCAGCTTGGGGGTGACTATGGCAAATTCGACCGAGACGGTAAAGTCATCTTCATCAAAAAGATGGAAGAAATGATGGACCGCTACCGCATCTTCATGAAGCGTTTTGAACTATCCGATGACTTCATGGCCCAAATGACCGTAGAGCAGCTCAACACGCAGCTAGGTCAGTTCGGTATGACGCCCCAAAAGATGTTTGACCAAATGAACACAACCTTAGAGCGCATGAAGCGAGAAATTGAAAGTGCTTAG
- the prfC gene encoding peptide chain release factor 3, which translates to MSSELATAVESRRNFAIISHPDAGKTTLTEKLLLYGGAIHEAGAVKARRAQRHATSDWMEMEQQRGISITSTVLQFAYQDCQINLLDTPGHQDFSEDTYRTLAAADNAVMLVDAAKGLEPQTRKLFEVCKLRSLPIFTFINKLDRPGREPLELLDEIEQELELQTYAVNWPIGMGDRFKGVFDRRSRKIHLFERSGHGRREAKTTIVDIGDPKIEDLLDQDLYFQFKDELEVIEELGPELDMEMVHAGLMTPIFFGSAMTNFGVELFLEAFMDYALKPCAYHSTLGDIEPTYEDFSGFVFKLQANMDPKHRDRVAFIRVCSGKFEKDMTVSHARTGKTIRLSRPQKLFAQGRASIDEAYPGDVIGLNNPGMFAIGDTIFQGKKLEYDGIPCFSPELFAYLKNPNPSKFKQFQKGISELREEGAVQIMYSADESKRDPILAAVGQLQIEVVQFRLQNEYGVETRLELLPYTVARWVKDGWPALEKVGRIFNAITVKDSWDRPVLLFKNSWNLHQVNGDHPDLVLDAIAPVTSGQVS; encoded by the coding sequence ATGTCCTCTGAACTCGCTACAGCCGTAGAAAGTCGCCGTAACTTTGCGATTATTTCGCACCCGGACGCGGGTAAGACAACGCTAACGGAAAAGCTCTTGCTTTATGGAGGCGCGATTCATGAAGCTGGAGCCGTGAAGGCTCGGCGAGCGCAGCGTCATGCGACCTCTGACTGGATGGAAATGGAGCAGCAGCGCGGCATCTCCATTACTTCGACGGTGCTGCAGTTTGCCTATCAGGATTGCCAGATTAATCTGTTGGATACGCCGGGGCACCAAGACTTCAGCGAAGATACCTACCGAACCTTAGCGGCGGCGGACAATGCTGTGATGCTAGTAGATGCGGCCAAGGGTTTGGAACCACAAACGCGCAAGCTATTTGAAGTGTGTAAGTTGCGATCGCTTCCCATCTTTACCTTCATCAACAAGCTCGACCGACCCGGCCGAGAGCCGCTGGAGCTACTGGACGAGATTGAGCAAGAATTAGAGCTGCAGACCTACGCCGTGAACTGGCCGATTGGGATGGGCGATCGCTTTAAGGGTGTTTTTGATCGCCGCAGTCGCAAAATTCATCTGTTTGAGCGCAGCGGTCACGGTCGGCGGGAAGCGAAAACAACCATTGTCGATATCGGTGATCCGAAGATTGAAGATTTACTAGATCAAGATCTCTACTTCCAGTTCAAAGACGAGCTAGAGGTGATCGAGGAACTCGGTCCTGAGCTAGATATGGAAATGGTTCATGCGGGTTTGATGACGCCGATCTTCTTCGGTAGTGCCATGACTAACTTTGGCGTGGAGCTATTCCTAGAAGCCTTCATGGACTACGCTTTGAAGCCCTGTGCTTATCACAGTACGTTGGGTGATATTGAACCCACCTATGAAGACTTTTCAGGGTTCGTGTTCAAGCTGCAGGCCAACATGGACCCGAAGCATCGTGATCGCGTCGCTTTCATTCGCGTTTGCTCCGGTAAGTTTGAAAAAGACATGACCGTCAGCCATGCTCGCACCGGCAAAACGATTCGTCTTTCCCGCCCTCAAAAACTATTTGCCCAAGGTCGAGCTTCAATTGACGAAGCCTATCCTGGGGACGTGATTGGCCTCAACAATCCAGGCATGTTTGCTATCGGCGACACTATCTTTCAAGGTAAAAAACTTGAGTACGACGGTATTCCCTGCTTCTCACCGGAACTATTTGCCTATCTCAAGAACCCAAATCCCTCTAAGTTCAAGCAGTTCCAGAAGGGAATCTCCGAGCTGAGAGAAGAAGGGGCGGTGCAGATTATGTACTCTGCTGATGAGTCTAAGCGCGATCCGATTCTGGCGGCGGTGGGTCAGCTTCAGATCGAAGTTGTCCAGTTCCGGCTGCAAAATGAATACGGGGTTGAAACTCGCCTAGAGCTGCTGCCCTATACGGTGGCCCGCTGGGTGAAGGATGGATGGCCCGCGTTAGAGAAGGTGGGACGTATCTTCAATGCAATTACGGTCAAAGATAGCTGGGACCGGCCAGTGCTGCTGTTTAAGAACAGCTGGAATCTGCATCAGGTGAATGGTGACCACCCTGATTTGGTCTTAGATGCGATCGCACCCGTTACGTCTGGCCAAGTTTCTTGA
- the pedR gene encoding photosynthetic electron transport-dependent transcriptional regulator PedR, with translation MSAGELQTGHALSEREVQVIELVSSGLKNEEISQRLEISKRTVDNHISNILTKTGTENRVALVRWALEWGKVCLDNVNCCLLPNGSMEASESSRVES, from the coding sequence ATGAGCGCGGGAGAACTACAGACAGGTCATGCCCTATCTGAGCGTGAGGTGCAGGTGATCGAGTTAGTGTCCTCTGGGCTCAAAAATGAGGAGATTTCGCAGCGCTTAGAGATCAGTAAGCGCACCGTAGACAATCACATCAGCAATATTCTCACCAAGACAGGGACTGAGAATAGAGTGGCCCTTGTTCGCTGGGCCTTAGAGTGGGGAAAGGTTTGCCTCGATAATGTAAACTGCTGCTTGCTGCCGAATGGTTCAATGGAGGCTTCTGAGTCTTCGCGAGTTGAGTCCTAG
- a CDS encoding aminotransferase class IV, with product MGLLTNLNGVISETAEVSILDRGFLYGDSIYEVTRTFQGRLFGLQEHLDRLRQSADYLYLEIPWSDSQMRAEIERTLQQASWQESYVRLVVSRGTEATISLQPGANLKPNLLIVISEISPEPTLSETGLHLTIGARRRNDPRALSPAAKTGNYLNNILALLEAQHQGADDALMLNTQGQITEATTSNFWIVKAGVVYTPPAEVGILKGITRQFLLQIMAEHNVSHQERELLPTDLDGIEEAFLSSSVRLIMPVNHIDRQPLPHCPGEMTRFLWAEFLKLMARESQAILA from the coding sequence ATGGGTCTACTGACAAATTTGAACGGGGTGATCTCCGAAACGGCGGAGGTTTCGATCTTAGATCGGGGATTTCTCTACGGTGACAGCATCTACGAAGTCACTCGCACCTTTCAGGGAAGATTGTTTGGCCTACAGGAACACCTAGATCGCCTGCGTCAGTCAGCCGACTACTTATACCTAGAGATTCCCTGGAGTGATAGCCAGATGCGCGCAGAGATCGAGCGCACGCTGCAGCAGGCATCTTGGCAGGAATCCTACGTACGGCTTGTGGTGAGTCGAGGTACAGAAGCGACCATTAGCCTGCAGCCCGGTGCAAATCTAAAGCCCAACTTGCTGATTGTGATCTCTGAAATTTCTCCAGAACCGACGCTTTCGGAAACGGGGCTGCATCTCACAATCGGAGCAAGACGACGCAACGACCCACGCGCTCTATCTCCCGCCGCCAAGACAGGGAATTATCTCAACAACATCTTGGCTCTTTTAGAAGCACAGCATCAAGGCGCTGATGATGCCCTAATGCTCAATACGCAGGGTCAGATCACAGAAGCCACCACCAGCAATTTTTGGATAGTCAAGGCAGGTGTTGTCTATACACCTCCTGCAGAAGTCGGCATTCTTAAAGGGATTACCCGACAGTTTCTGCTGCAGATTATGGCCGAACATAATGTTTCCCATCAAGAGCGAGAGCTGCTGCCCACTGATTTAGATGGCATCGAGGAAGCCTTTCTCAGCTCCTCTGTTCGATTGATTATGCCCGTCAACCACATCGATCGACAGCCGCTCCCCCATTGCCCAGGTGAGATGACGCGATTCCTCTGGGCTGAATTTCTTAAGCTGATGGCACGGGAGTCCCAAGCCATCTTGGCCTAG
- the aroA gene encoding 3-phosphoshikimate 1-carboxyvinyltransferase yields the protein MSDSVLKLHHPAADATATTWTIHSATPICLRGTVRVPGDKSISHRALMLGALATGETEIRGLLLGEDPRSTAACFRAMGAQISELNTERVTVQGIGLGQLQEPESVLDAGNSGTTLRLMLGILASHTDRFFVVTGDDSLRSRPMGRVVKPLEQMGAKIWGRQGGKFAPLAIQGQKLQPIHYQSPIASAQVKSCVMLAGLMCEGETIVTEPHQSRDHSERMFRAFGADVEVDVEACRVVVKGPAQLKGQPVTVPGDISSAAFWMVAAAIVPDSDLMIENVGINPTRTGVLEALQQMEADITLENQRTVAGEPVADIRVRHSKLKACRIEGAIIPRLIDEIPVLAVAAAFAEGTTVIRDAAELRVKESDRLTAMATQLQKFGAQVSEHPDGLDITGGTPLQGTEVESWGDHRIAMSFAIASLNATGTTTIHHAESAAISYPDFVPTLDAVVHN from the coding sequence ATGAGCGATTCTGTTCTCAAACTGCACCATCCGGCAGCTGACGCAACGGCAACAACCTGGACAATTCACTCTGCGACGCCCATCTGTCTTCGTGGAACGGTGAGGGTCCCTGGAGATAAATCCATTTCTCACCGCGCTTTGATGCTCGGTGCGTTGGCTACGGGAGAAACTGAAATTAGGGGACTGCTGCTGGGCGAAGACCCTCGCAGTACGGCGGCTTGCTTTCGGGCGATGGGCGCTCAGATTTCGGAACTGAATACAGAGCGAGTGACGGTCCAGGGAATTGGTTTGGGACAGCTTCAAGAGCCGGAGTCTGTGCTAGATGCCGGAAATTCCGGGACCACACTCAGGCTAATGCTGGGGATTTTGGCCTCCCATACGGACCGGTTTTTTGTAGTGACGGGGGATGATTCGTTGCGATCTCGTCCCATGGGCAGAGTGGTCAAGCCTCTAGAGCAAATGGGAGCCAAAATTTGGGGACGGCAGGGGGGCAAGTTTGCACCGCTAGCCATCCAGGGTCAAAAGCTGCAGCCGATTCACTATCAATCGCCCATTGCCTCGGCGCAGGTGAAGTCCTGCGTGATGCTGGCAGGTCTCATGTGCGAGGGAGAAACGATCGTAACTGAGCCACACCAGTCCCGCGATCATTCTGAGCGGATGTTTCGGGCTTTTGGGGCTGATGTGGAAGTAGATGTTGAAGCCTGTCGGGTAGTGGTGAAAGGACCGGCGCAGCTCAAAGGGCAGCCCGTGACGGTCCCAGGAGATATCAGCTCTGCTGCTTTTTGGATGGTGGCGGCCGCCATCGTGCCAGATTCAGACCTGATGATTGAGAATGTTGGCATTAATCCTACCCGAACTGGGGTGCTAGAGGCGCTGCAGCAGATGGAGGCTGATATTACCCTGGAGAACCAGCGGACTGTAGCGGGTGAACCCGTGGCTGATATCCGTGTTCGCCACAGTAAGTTGAAGGCTTGTCGTATTGAGGGGGCGATTATCCCTCGATTAATTGATGAAATACCGGTGCTGGCGGTGGCGGCTGCGTTTGCAGAGGGGACCACCGTAATTCGAGATGCGGCTGAACTGCGGGTGAAGGAAAGCGATCGCCTCACGGCAATGGCAACACAGCTTCAGAAGTTTGGGGCTCAGGTGAGTGAGCATCCTGATGGCTTAGATATTACAGGGGGGACACCGCTGCAGGGCACTGAAGTCGAGAGCTGGGGTGATCATCGTATTGCTATGAGCTTTGCGATCGCATCTCTCAACGCCACCGGCACTACCACGATTCACCACGCAGAATCAGCCGCCATCTCCTACCCCGACTTTGTTCCTACCCTAGATGCCGTCGTCCACAATTAA
- a CDS encoding PhoH family protein, translating into MKKVFVLDTNVLLHDPAAMHQFEDNDVVLPMTIIEELDRFKKQPEETGRNARQVSRELDGLRQQGNLFEGIVLEGGGNLRVALCNRETLQELPPELERDRGDNSILAVALELQRQCNCPLVLVSKDTNLRLKADALSVAAEDYETDKVNVGDLYTGISEVIVDAESINNLFKQGGVDLDGPFLPNQSLTLVDSVNPAHTALAVVDGHSGQVQPLAKIPHAGISQVIPRNREQRFAIELLLRDSISLLTLVGKAGTGKTLLAIAAGLQQVADEQRYSRLLIARPNIPMGRDLGYLPGDIKEKLTPWMQPLYDNFDLIFGTQDTTGQPSHWRRGHEELMEQGLLQIEPLTYIRGRTIPKQFLIVDEAQNLTPHEVKTILTRAGEGTKVVLTGDPEQIDNPYVDAASNGLTYVVERFKKEPLAGHVTLHHGERSMLAERAAALL; encoded by the coding sequence ATGAAAAAAGTCTTTGTCCTAGATACCAATGTGCTGTTGCACGACCCCGCCGCAATGCATCAGTTTGAGGACAACGACGTGGTGCTGCCGATGACGATTATCGAAGAGCTTGATCGCTTCAAAAAACAGCCAGAAGAAACCGGACGCAATGCTCGTCAGGTGTCGCGCGAGCTAGACGGTCTGCGCCAGCAGGGAAATCTATTTGAGGGCATCGTCCTCGAAGGCGGCGGCAATCTTAGGGTGGCACTCTGCAACCGAGAAACCTTACAGGAACTGCCTCCAGAGCTAGAGCGCGACAGAGGGGATAACTCTATTTTGGCAGTGGCGCTAGAGCTGCAGCGCCAGTGTAATTGTCCGTTAGTCTTGGTAAGTAAGGATACGAATCTGCGTCTGAAGGCGGATGCCCTCAGTGTGGCTGCCGAAGATTACGAAACGGACAAGGTAAATGTTGGCGATCTCTACACCGGCATCTCTGAAGTGATCGTGGATGCCGAGTCCATCAACAATTTGTTTAAGCAGGGTGGCGTGGATTTAGACGGTCCCTTCTTACCCAACCAGAGCCTAACGCTGGTGGACTCCGTCAATCCAGCTCACACAGCCTTGGCCGTGGTCGACGGCCATAGCGGTCAGGTGCAGCCCCTCGCTAAAATTCCCCACGCCGGCATCTCACAAGTGATTCCACGCAACCGAGAGCAGCGCTTTGCGATTGAGCTACTGCTGCGCGATTCGATTTCTTTGCTCACGCTGGTAGGCAAGGCAGGCACCGGGAAGACCTTACTTGCGATCGCAGCCGGTCTGCAGCAGGTGGCCGATGAACAGCGCTACAGTCGCCTATTAATTGCTCGCCCCAATATTCCCATGGGGCGTGACTTAGGCTATCTGCCCGGAGATATTAAAGAGAAGCTAACCCCGTGGATGCAGCCCCTCTATGACAACTTTGATTTGATCTTTGGCACCCAAGACACCACTGGCCAACCCAGCCACTGGCGGCGTGGCCACGAAGAACTCATGGAGCAGGGTTTACTGCAAATTGAACCGCTGACCTACATTCGTGGCCGCACGATTCCCAAACAGTTCCTAATCGTAGATGAAGCTCAAAATCTAACCCCCCATGAAGTCAAAACAATTCTGACCCGTGCGGGCGAGGGAACAAAGGTTGTGCTGACCGGCGACCCTGAACAGATTGACAACCCCTATGTCGATGCAGCCAGCAATGGTCTCACCTACGTCGTCGAAAGATTTAAAAAGGAGCCACTCGCGGGGCATGTGACGCTGCATCATGGCGAGCGCTCAATGTTAGCAGAACGAGCCGCCGCGCTCCTGTAG
- a CDS encoding single-stranded DNA-binding protein codes for MSLNLVSLVGRAGRDPDVRYFESGSVVCNLTLAVNRRSKNDEPDWFSLEIWGKTAEIAASYVRKGSLIGVTGALKFDRWQDRGTGAQRSKPVIRVDRLDLLGSKRDTEANAGNSYDDQF; via the coding sequence ATGAGCTTGAATCTTGTTAGTCTGGTGGGCCGTGCAGGCAGAGACCCAGATGTTCGCTACTTCGAGTCAGGGAGCGTGGTCTGCAATCTGACGCTGGCCGTCAATCGACGCTCAAAGAATGATGAGCCAGACTGGTTTAGCTTAGAAATCTGGGGCAAAACGGCTGAAATTGCGGCTAGCTACGTTCGCAAAGGCAGCTTAATTGGTGTTACAGGGGCACTCAAGTTCGATCGCTGGCAAGATCGTGGAACAGGCGCTCAACGTTCTAAGCCTGTAATTCGAGTAGACCGCTTAGACCTATTAGGCTCGAAGCGAGATACTGAGGCCAACGCGGGTAATAGCTACGACGATCAGTTTTAA
- a CDS encoding cysteine desulfurase family protein: protein MQIYLDYGATTPCCKDAIASMQNLWQHQWGNPSSLHQWGQRSATALEEARIQVAELIGASAETLTFTSGGTEADNLALLGVAHQYTTPQHLIISSIEHSAVSNCAQWLESQGWQVTRLSVNRQGLIDPAQLQKALQPNTTLVSIIYGQSEVGTLQPIEVLGRIVRDHGALFHTDAVQVAGRLPIDVQALPVDLLSLSSHKLYGPQGAGALYVRPGITLTPMLTGGGQEAGLRSGTPAVPTMVGFGVAAALAAQDMAHETERLRKLRDRLFEQLSPISELFVTGDRQQRLPHHASFYLQPQGDSPISGRAIVRQMNLAGIAISAGSACHSGTLSPSPILKAMGYSDAEARAGIRLTLGRATTEADIDWVAVVLPQVLTQLGQRTIAGVR, encoded by the coding sequence ATGCAAATTTATCTAGACTACGGTGCTACAACGCCCTGCTGTAAAGATGCGATCGCATCCATGCAAAATCTTTGGCAACATCAGTGGGGTAACCCCTCTAGTCTGCATCAATGGGGCCAGCGGTCCGCCACAGCTCTAGAAGAAGCCCGCATCCAAGTCGCTGAACTGATCGGAGCTTCTGCTGAGACCCTTACCTTCACCTCCGGCGGCACTGAAGCCGATAATCTGGCGCTGTTGGGCGTGGCCCATCAGTACACAACGCCGCAGCACCTGATTATCTCAAGCATTGAACACTCGGCCGTTTCCAACTGTGCCCAGTGGCTAGAATCACAGGGCTGGCAGGTGACTCGATTGTCGGTCAATCGCCAAGGACTCATTGACCCAGCGCAGCTGCAAAAAGCACTACAGCCCAACACGACTCTCGTCTCAATTATCTATGGGCAAAGTGAGGTGGGCACTCTGCAGCCTATTGAAGTGCTGGGCCGTATTGTGCGTGATCACGGTGCTTTGTTTCATACCGATGCGGTGCAGGTGGCGGGGCGGTTGCCAATTGATGTTCAGGCATTACCCGTTGATCTACTCTCTCTCTCAAGCCACAAACTCTATGGTCCTCAGGGTGCGGGTGCCTTGTATGTTCGCCCCGGCATCACACTCACTCCGATGCTAACTGGCGGTGGTCAAGAAGCAGGATTGCGCTCTGGAACGCCAGCGGTTCCGACAATGGTGGGGTTTGGGGTGGCTGCGGCTCTGGCCGCTCAAGATATGGCCCATGAGACTGAGCGTCTGCGTAAACTGCGCGATCGTTTATTTGAGCAGCTCTCACCTATCTCTGAACTATTCGTGACGGGAGATCGACAGCAGCGTCTGCCTCACCATGCGAGTTTCTATCTGCAGCCTCAGGGTGATTCTCCCATTAGTGGCCGCGCCATCGTTAGGCAGATGAACCTCGCTGGAATTGCCATTAGTGCTGGGTCCGCTTGCCACAGTGGAACTCTTTCCCCTAGCCCTATTCTTAAGGCGATGGGCTATAGCGATGCAGAAGCGAGGGCAGGCATTCGACTGACCCTAGGCCGCGCCACCACTGAAGCAGATATTGATTGGGTGGCGGTTGTGCTGCCGCAGGTTTTGACGCAATTGGGGCAGCGAACGATTGCGGGTGTACGTTGA